One part of the Salinivirga cyanobacteriivorans genome encodes these proteins:
- a CDS encoding M3 family metallopeptidase has protein sequence MKKIILAVLASGLLVGACSNGSKDKGTDNSENPFFSKFDTPYQVPPFDKIKTAHYMPAFKKGMEEHKKEIQAIINNEKPATFENTIEALDNSGMMLRRVSSVFSNLKSSTTNDELQEIANNVSPLKSKHYDDINLNAELFERIKTVYDKKDELDLSTAQLKLLEDTYKKFVRNGANLPADKQERLRTINKELSQLSLKFDENLLAETNNYKLFIDNEADLAGLPESVRTGAAEAAKAAGKDGQWLFTLHKPSLIPFLQFSEKRDLREKLYTAYITRCDHNDEYDNKEILKKMVKLRVEKGQLMGFDTYAHYILDDRMAKTPERVFELLNQLMDAGNEVAKKERAEMQQMINDEGNDFKLKPWDWWYYAEKLRVKKYNFNEESTRPYFKLETVRDGMFEVANKLWGLKFKKRDDLPVYHKDAMAFQVMEENGDHIGILYMDFFPRASKSSGAWMNSFMKQHTKDDQRVAPVISVVTNFSKPTGDKPSLLTFDEVSTLFHEFGHALHGLLSDTKYYTQSGTSVPRDFVELPSQIMENWAAQPEVIKMLGKHYKTGETIPDELIKKMKAASLHNQGFGLTEFIGAGLLDMHWHMQTDKDIKEVKAFENEVREKIGLIPEIEFRYRSPYFSHIFAGGYAVGYYGYAWAEILDADAFQAFKENGLFDEKTAKKFRDHVLSVGGSDEAMKNYVKFRGKEPTIDALLERRGLN, from the coding sequence GTGAAAAAAATAATTTTAGCAGTATTGGCATCGGGGCTGTTAGTTGGCGCTTGCAGCAATGGTAGCAAAGATAAAGGAACAGATAACAGCGAGAATCCGTTCTTTTCGAAATTTGATACGCCGTATCAGGTACCCCCTTTTGATAAAATTAAAACAGCGCATTACATGCCGGCCTTTAAAAAAGGCATGGAGGAGCACAAAAAGGAGATTCAGGCAATTATCAACAATGAAAAGCCGGCAACCTTTGAAAATACTATAGAAGCACTGGATAATAGCGGCATGATGCTTCGACGCGTAAGTTCTGTATTCAGCAACCTGAAATCGTCTACCACTAATGATGAGCTTCAGGAAATTGCCAACAATGTTTCGCCGCTAAAATCGAAACACTACGATGACATCAACCTCAACGCAGAGCTGTTTGAACGCATCAAAACTGTATATGACAAAAAAGATGAGCTTGATTTAAGCACTGCTCAACTTAAACTTTTGGAAGATACGTATAAAAAATTTGTACGTAATGGAGCTAACCTTCCGGCAGATAAGCAAGAACGTTTGCGTACTATAAATAAAGAACTTTCACAACTTTCGCTCAAATTTGACGAAAACCTGCTCGCCGAAACCAACAACTATAAGCTTTTCATAGATAATGAAGCTGATTTGGCAGGATTGCCCGAATCTGTACGCACAGGTGCAGCAGAAGCGGCTAAAGCTGCAGGCAAAGATGGACAGTGGTTATTTACTTTGCATAAACCAAGTCTTATTCCATTTCTGCAGTTTTCTGAAAAACGCGATCTACGGGAAAAACTTTACACAGCCTACATCACACGCTGTGACCATAATGATGAGTACGACAACAAAGAGATACTCAAAAAAATGGTAAAATTGCGTGTAGAGAAAGGTCAGCTCATGGGCTTCGATACCTATGCGCACTATATACTTGACGACCGCATGGCCAAAACACCTGAGCGTGTATTTGAACTTCTAAACCAACTGATGGATGCCGGTAATGAAGTTGCTAAAAAAGAGCGTGCAGAAATGCAGCAAATGATTAATGATGAAGGGAACGACTTCAAACTAAAGCCATGGGACTGGTGGTACTACGCTGAAAAACTCAGAGTTAAAAAATACAACTTTAACGAAGAATCTACACGCCCCTATTTCAAGCTTGAAACTGTGCGCGATGGCATGTTTGAAGTAGCCAATAAACTTTGGGGTCTGAAGTTTAAAAAACGCGATGACCTGCCGGTTTATCATAAAGATGCTATGGCATTTCAGGTGATGGAAGAAAATGGCGACCATATTGGCATACTTTACATGGACTTCTTCCCAAGAGCAAGTAAATCGTCAGGTGCATGGATGAACTCATTCATGAAACAACATACCAAAGATGATCAACGTGTGGCTCCTGTGATTTCAGTGGTAACAAATTTCTCCAAACCTACCGGCGATAAACCTTCACTTTTAACGTTTGACGAGGTTTCTACACTATTCCATGAATTTGGTCATGCTTTACATGGTTTACTTTCAGATACAAAATACTATACCCAGTCTGGAACAAGTGTACCAAGAGACTTTGTAGAATTACCATCACAAATTATGGAAAACTGGGCAGCCCAGCCAGAAGTGATTAAAATGCTTGGTAAACATTACAAAACAGGCGAAACAATACCCGATGAACTTATTAAAAAAATGAAAGCTGCAAGCTTGCACAATCAGGGATTCGGATTAACAGAATTCATTGGAGCCGGCCTTTTGGACATGCACTGGCATATGCAAACTGATAAAGATATTAAAGAAGTAAAAGCTTTTGAAAACGAGGTGCGTGAAAAAATCGGACTTATTCCTGAAATTGAATTCCGCTACAGAAGCCCATACTTCTCTCATATTTTTGCCGGCGGATATGCCGTAGGCTATTACGGATACGCATGGGCAGAAATCCTGGATGCAGATGCATTCCAGGCATTTAAAGAAAACGGACTATTCGATGAAAAAACAGCTAAAAAATTCCGCGACCATGTACTAAGTGTTGGCGGAAGTGATGAAGCCATGAAAAATTATGTGAAATTCCGTGGAAAAGAGCCCACAATTGATGCATTACTTGAACGACGCGGTTTAAACTAA
- a CDS encoding BON domain-containing protein, with protein sequence MRLKVVLAGLLIALATIGWSQENISDQKIADAIQTEYQFDHAINFNRINIKVNDGIAELTGTVSNIKAKERATKIAEMVKGVRSVSNRITVNPPVMLTDEGIEKKVTVALLNDPATESYEVNVSVMNKKVTLSGKVDSYREKQLAGNVAKSVVGVKSVSNKIEINYDLTRTDAELQNEIKSALKWSKTVDDGLIDVKVKNNVVKLSGTVGSAAEKRNARYLAWITGVKDVDVSNLDVEWWAKDENLRKNKNVEASDQKIEDAITDAALFDPRVYSFDIAAESDNGWVTLRGTVDNMKARQAAENLAKHTIGVKGVTNRIKVELDLPPADLEIKDNVIAALARNSVTESYEISVDVNAGIVTLSGLVDSYMEKMEAEWVASGVKGVTTVKNMITVNSPYSYYWWDDTPFHEWYYVPAATAEVITITTPNDKQIKKDVESQLWWSPYVDADDVKVTVQNGDVTLTGTADNMTEFQRATENAWEGGAWNVENNLKIK encoded by the coding sequence ATGAGACTAAAAGTAGTGTTAGCAGGCTTATTAATTGCGTTGGCAACAATTGGTTGGTCTCAGGAAAACATTTCTGACCAAAAAATTGCAGATGCAATTCAAACAGAATATCAGTTCGATCATGCTATTAATTTTAACAGAATAAACATTAAAGTAAACGATGGCATTGCAGAACTGACAGGAACCGTTTCCAACATTAAGGCTAAAGAACGTGCCACAAAAATTGCTGAAATGGTTAAGGGCGTACGTTCAGTGTCAAATCGCATTACGGTTAACCCACCAGTTATGCTTACCGATGAAGGCATTGAAAAAAAGGTAACTGTGGCATTGCTTAATGATCCTGCAACAGAGAGCTACGAAGTAAATGTAAGCGTAATGAATAAAAAAGTAACGCTTTCTGGTAAAGTAGATTCTTACCGCGAAAAGCAGCTTGCAGGAAATGTAGCTAAATCGGTAGTAGGCGTAAAATCTGTTTCAAACAAAATTGAGATAAATTATGACCTCACCCGCACTGATGCTGAGCTACAAAATGAAATCAAAAGTGCTCTGAAATGGAGTAAAACTGTTGATGATGGCCTTATAGATGTTAAAGTTAAAAACAACGTAGTAAAACTAAGTGGTACGGTTGGCAGTGCTGCTGAAAAGCGCAATGCAAGATATTTAGCATGGATTACCGGTGTAAAAGATGTAGATGTATCGAATTTAGATGTTGAATGGTGGGCGAAAGACGAAAATTTACGTAAAAATAAGAATGTGGAAGCATCGGATCAGAAAATAGAAGATGCCATAACAGATGCCGCCTTATTCGACCCAAGGGTTTATTCATTCGACATAGCAGCTGAATCAGATAACGGTTGGGTTACATTAAGAGGTACCGTTGATAACATGAAAGCACGCCAGGCAGCAGAAAACCTCGCCAAACATACCATTGGTGTAAAAGGTGTAACAAACCGAATAAAAGTAGAGCTTGATCTGCCACCTGCAGACCTTGAAATAAAAGATAATGTTATTGCAGCACTGGCGCGCAACTCAGTTACCGAATCCTATGAAATATCAGTTGATGTAAATGCCGGCATCGTAACCCTTTCCGGCCTGGTAGACAGTTACATGGAAAAAATGGAAGCCGAATGGGTTGCCAGTGGTGTGAAAGGGGTAACCACGGTGAAGAACATGATTACGGTAAACTCGCCCTACTCCTATTACTGGTGGGACGATACACCATTCCACGAGTGGTACTACGTACCAGCGGCAACTGCTGAGGTCATAACCATAACTACACCAAACGACAAGCAAATAAAAAAAGATGTTGAAAGCCAGTTGTGGTGGAGTCCTTATGTAGATGCTGATGATGTAAAAGTAACCGTTCAAAACGGTGATGTTACACTTACCGGTACAGCAGATAACATGACCGAATTCCAACGTGCTACCGAAAATGCATGGGAAGGCGGAGCATGGAATGTGGAAAACAACCTGAAAATTAAATAA
- a CDS encoding right-handed parallel beta-helix repeat-containing protein, translating to MRKLLIISLGLLLSASLTAQYISGGSGVTFTPSVLADSAGSHFTSEGTNYILDGEIIISAGDTLLFTGLDTLFFNSTGDLRIEGTLVAQPEELIVVTASDSTLGYPGITFDESNGSVIENIEFSHGGGVKLLYSDVYIKDCSFYKMTDANGSGAVNLLQSNPVIESCNFTQNMRSAISSGATAASSPVIKYNHLYHNNTENGNRPQINLGTSDGQNNIIIRGNIIDGNYDETGGISLATLAGGEVSAVVDSNTIINNRYGINVQGTVSADITHNHIINNNLEDNPYYGGSGIAFSSGAQAFVAHNIIRGNLWGITIQSDAQPNFGEIEPDTANIGHNYIYENGNGGITYNLYNNSTSTIYAQNNYWGTTSVTEAGDWIVDQADDNTLGEVFYEPIYTLNTEKAFLYFAFELNDTTIEASIDEENKLITATLPPETDISGLSPIFTLSEYARAEVDDEMQVSGQTVQDFTDTLHYEVIAEDSTTTTYKVAVDVATSIYSDSEIAQNIFPNPFNEVLHVKSKNQVVRATILDMAGKVVQMVNTKGTQISFRSTNWSPGVYLIRLHYVDGTHVTKKVIKK from the coding sequence ATGAGAAAATTATTAATTATATCATTAGGTTTGCTGTTAAGTGCTTCTTTAACAGCTCAGTATATTTCAGGAGGTTCCGGGGTTACTTTTACGCCATCTGTGTTGGCGGATTCTGCTGGAAGTCACTTCACTTCTGAGGGCACTAACTATATACTCGATGGCGAAATTATTATCTCAGCTGGTGATACTTTGCTGTTTACAGGCTTAGATACCTTATTTTTCAACTCAACGGGTGATTTGCGTATTGAAGGAACCCTTGTAGCACAGCCTGAAGAGCTAATTGTAGTTACTGCTTCAGATTCTACGCTTGGATATCCGGGTATTACATTTGATGAAAGTAATGGGTCGGTTATCGAAAACATTGAGTTTAGTCATGGAGGAGGAGTAAAGTTACTATACTCTGATGTGTATATTAAGGATTGTAGTTTTTATAAAATGACAGATGCCAATGGTTCCGGAGCAGTTAACCTTTTGCAGTCAAATCCTGTTATTGAATCCTGTAATTTTACCCAAAACATGCGTTCTGCAATTAGTTCAGGCGCAACAGCTGCGTCTTCACCAGTAATAAAATATAACCATTTATACCATAATAACACTGAAAATGGCAACAGACCTCAAATTAACCTAGGTACAAGCGATGGCCAAAATAACATTATTATAAGGGGTAACATTATTGATGGAAATTATGATGAGACCGGTGGAATTAGCCTGGCTACCCTCGCAGGAGGCGAAGTATCTGCCGTTGTGGATAGTAATACAATAATAAACAACAGGTATGGAATAAATGTTCAGGGTACAGTAAGTGCAGATATTACTCATAATCATATAATTAACAACAATCTGGAAGATAACCCTTACTACGGAGGTTCCGGGATTGCGTTTAGTAGTGGAGCACAAGCTTTTGTAGCCCACAATATTATCAGAGGTAACTTGTGGGGCATTACCATTCAGAGTGATGCACAACCAAACTTTGGTGAAATTGAGCCTGATACAGCTAATATCGGGCATAACTATATTTATGAAAATGGGAATGGTGGCATTACCTATAATTTGTACAATAACTCCACCAGTACTATTTATGCACAAAATAACTACTGGGGAACAACCTCTGTTACTGAAGCAGGTGATTGGATAGTGGATCAGGCAGATGATAATACACTTGGTGAAGTTTTTTATGAACCTATTTATACTTTAAATACCGAAAAAGCTTTCCTGTATTTTGCATTTGAACTGAATGATACGACTATTGAAGCCAGTATTGATGAAGAAAACAAGCTAATTACTGCTACTTTACCACCAGAGACTGATATTTCTGGTCTTTCTCCAATATTTACACTGAGTGAATATGCCAGGGCAGAGGTGGATGATGAAATGCAGGTAAGTGGGCAAACAGTGCAGGATTTTACCGACACCTTACATTATGAGGTAATTGCAGAAGATTCAACTACTACAACGTATAAAGTAGCGGTCGATGTAGCTACTTCTATTTACTCCGATAGCGAGATTGCCCAGAATATTTTTCCGAATCCTTTCAATGAGGTGCTACATGTGAAAAGTAAAAATCAGGTTGTTAGAGCAACAATATTGGATATGGCCGGAAAAGTTGTGCAAATGGTAAACACAAAGGGTACCCAAATAAGTTTCAGAAGCACAAATTGGTCTCCGGGCGTTTATTTAATCAGGTTGCATTATGTTGATGGCACACATGTCACAAAAAAAGTGATTAAAAAATAA
- a CDS encoding Crp/Fnr family transcriptional regulator: MENQHSCIDALVKNNSVFSALNEDEIKLLYENYTCTSFKKNEIIFKEAERPTGLLCLQEGKVKIFKEGVGGREQIVRMAKPVSFIGYRALFADENHIASAQAIENSVVCTIRREALENILRQNPDFSLRIIKSLAYELGFANKRTVTLTQKHIRGRLAESLLFLRDTYGFEEDGHTINIYLSREDIAHLSNMTTSNAIRTLSAFAKEGIIDINGRRISIKDMKKLEWINDLG, from the coding sequence ATGGAAAATCAACACAGCTGCATAGATGCATTAGTAAAGAATAACTCAGTATTCAGTGCGCTTAATGAAGATGAAATTAAGCTGCTGTATGAAAATTACACATGCACTTCTTTCAAGAAGAATGAAATTATTTTTAAAGAAGCCGAACGCCCAACCGGACTTTTATGCCTACAGGAAGGCAAAGTGAAAATCTTTAAAGAAGGTGTAGGTGGAAGGGAGCAAATTGTTAGAATGGCCAAGCCTGTCAGTTTTATTGGCTACAGAGCTCTATTTGCCGATGAAAACCACATTGCTTCTGCTCAGGCTATTGAGAATAGCGTTGTTTGTACCATAAGAAGAGAAGCCCTTGAAAACATCCTTCGACAAAATCCGGACTTTTCATTACGAATTATTAAATCATTGGCTTACGAACTGGGTTTTGCAAATAAAAGAACCGTTACACTTACGCAAAAACACATTCGGGGCCGCCTGGCGGAATCACTATTATTCCTCAGAGATACCTACGGATTTGAAGAAGACGGGCACACAATAAATATTTATCTTTCGAGAGAAGACATAGCGCACCTTTCAAATATGACTACCTCAAATGCCATAAGAACCCTATCAGCATTTGCCAAAGAGGGAATCATTGATATTAATGGCAGACGCATTTCCATAAAGGACATGAAAAAGCTAGAATGGATTAATGATTTGGGATAG
- a CDS encoding PAS domain-containing sensor histidine kinase: MSKTQFDIEHVLKLEAVFNNPLAGLIILNKNGEVESINQAMADELGKSQNSLEGVPIKNFLNKKSQELLNDYMQHSAEKSEDEKQETIELQINRSERNDRHIELALSDTYIRKELFFIGVVKDITPEKALQKKLEEQKAEKERIKANLEKEQALSELKNRFVSMASHEFRAPLAGLLSSVNLIDRYITNSKNHWEKFPYHTHIEKHLKILKRALHNLQSILNEFLSIGKLEAGKLESQTQIFHLGDFFHTHKEQVNEIIAPPQQLNYNCMHCDIKVEMDKTFLHNILNNLISNASKYSPKDTTINLKAHTRNNKLFITVKDQGMGIPAEQQTKIFDHFFRADNVTNLQGTGLGLTITKKYVQLMNGRLTFESQENKGTQFNVELPFKSV; the protein is encoded by the coding sequence ATGTCGAAAACACAATTTGATATTGAACATGTGCTCAAACTGGAAGCAGTTTTTAATAACCCATTAGCAGGTTTAATCATACTCAATAAAAATGGAGAGGTAGAATCAATCAATCAGGCAATGGCCGATGAACTGGGCAAGTCTCAAAATAGCTTAGAAGGTGTACCTATAAAGAATTTCCTGAACAAAAAAAGCCAGGAGCTGCTTAACGATTATATGCAGCATAGCGCTGAAAAATCTGAAGATGAAAAACAAGAAACCATTGAATTACAAATAAACAGATCAGAAAGAAATGACAGACATATTGAATTAGCCTTATCTGACACCTATATACGCAAAGAACTATTCTTTATTGGCGTGGTTAAAGATATTACGCCGGAAAAAGCATTACAAAAAAAACTTGAAGAACAGAAAGCTGAGAAAGAAAGAATTAAAGCTAACCTCGAAAAGGAGCAGGCTTTAAGTGAATTAAAAAACCGTTTTGTATCAATGGCTTCGCATGAATTCAGGGCACCTTTGGCAGGTCTGCTCTCCTCTGTAAATCTCATTGACCGGTACATAACCAACAGTAAAAATCATTGGGAAAAATTCCCCTATCATACACACATTGAAAAGCATCTCAAAATACTCAAAAGAGCCCTGCATAACCTGCAAAGTATTTTAAACGAATTTTTATCAATAGGGAAACTTGAAGCAGGCAAGCTCGAAAGCCAGACTCAAATATTTCATTTGGGAGATTTCTTTCATACCCATAAGGAGCAGGTTAATGAAATTATTGCACCACCTCAGCAACTAAATTATAATTGTATGCATTGCGACATAAAAGTAGAAATGGATAAAACTTTTCTGCACAACATTTTAAACAACCTGATATCCAATGCATCAAAATACAGCCCTAAAGACACTACAATAAACTTAAAAGCACACACCAGAAACAATAAACTTTTTATTACGGTTAAAGACCAGGGCATGGGCATACCTGCAGAGCAGCAAACCAAAATATTCGATCATTTTTTCAGGGCCGATAATGTAACCAACCTGCAGGGGACAGGCCTTGGCTTGACCATTACCAAAAAATATGTACAACTAATGAATGGGCGGCTTACTTTCGAGAGCCAGGAAAATAAGGGCACACAGTTTAATGTAGAATTACCTTTTAAAAGCGTATGA
- the rlmD gene encoding 23S rRNA (uracil(1939)-C(5))-methyltransferase RlmD, whose product MARRNKKKPLLEQVEITDIGSEGKALARVENKVVFVPYTAPGDIVDIQVTRKRKNFLEGFVTKYHKYSEDRIDAFCEHFGTCGGCKWQHLPYEIQLKAKQQQVADNLERIAKIPLPEISPIMGSAKTRYYRNKLEFTFSNRRWLTKEEIEEDKTHEDLYALGFHVPKLFDKVLDINTCYLQNDFSNKIRNEVRDFALKNNYTFFDIRNHHGLLRNLIIRNTASGQWMVIVVFYEDDQDKREKLLEHLKNTFPEITSLNYIINSKANDSIADQQVVNYAGTDHLLEEMEGLQFKIGPKSFYQTNSDQAYELYKVARNFAGLTGDETVYDLYTGTGTIANFLASKAKNVIGIEYIEEAVEDARFNSELNKIGNTSFYAGDMRDLLNREFFETHGKPEIIITDPPRAGMHQDVVNAILESDSEKIVYISCNPATQARDLALLNAKYEVKKIQPVDMFPHTHHIENVALLEKNI is encoded by the coding sequence TTGGCCAGACGAAATAAGAAAAAACCATTACTCGAACAAGTTGAAATAACTGATATTGGTTCTGAAGGGAAGGCATTGGCACGTGTAGAAAACAAAGTTGTTTTTGTGCCTTACACAGCCCCGGGCGATATAGTAGATATACAGGTAACACGCAAAAGAAAAAACTTTCTGGAGGGATTTGTTACAAAATACCACAAATACTCAGAAGATAGAATTGATGCTTTTTGTGAACATTTTGGAACTTGTGGTGGATGTAAATGGCAGCATTTACCTTATGAAATACAACTCAAAGCAAAGCAACAACAAGTAGCCGACAACCTCGAACGAATTGCTAAAATACCATTGCCTGAAATTTCTCCGATAATGGGCTCAGCCAAAACAAGGTACTACAGAAATAAGCTTGAATTTACTTTTTCAAATCGCCGGTGGCTCACAAAGGAAGAAATAGAGGAAGACAAAACCCATGAAGATCTTTACGCATTAGGTTTTCATGTGCCCAAATTGTTCGACAAAGTTTTAGATATCAATACCTGTTACTTACAAAACGATTTCTCGAACAAGATAAGAAATGAAGTCAGAGACTTTGCATTGAAAAACAATTATACATTTTTCGATATCAGAAACCATCATGGCCTCCTGCGCAATCTGATTATAAGAAATACAGCATCGGGCCAATGGATGGTTATTGTGGTTTTTTATGAGGACGACCAGGATAAAAGAGAAAAACTTCTGGAACACTTAAAAAACACCTTTCCGGAGATTACATCACTGAATTATATCATCAATTCCAAAGCAAACGATTCAATTGCAGATCAGCAAGTGGTCAATTATGCCGGTACAGATCATTTACTGGAAGAAATGGAAGGGTTACAATTCAAGATAGGCCCCAAATCATTTTATCAGACCAACAGTGACCAGGCCTATGAATTATACAAAGTGGCCCGCAATTTTGCAGGCCTTACTGGAGACGAAACAGTTTACGACCTATATACAGGCACAGGAACCATAGCCAATTTCTTAGCATCAAAAGCAAAAAACGTTATCGGGATAGAGTATATAGAAGAGGCAGTTGAAGATGCGCGGTTTAATTCGGAATTAAACAAAATCGGTAACACCTCGTTTTATGCCGGAGACATGAGAGATTTATTGAACCGCGAATTTTTCGAAACCCATGGGAAGCCTGAAATAATTATAACAGATCCGCCGCGTGCAGGAATGCATCAGGATGTGGTAAATGCTATTCTGGAATCAGATTCAGAAAAAATTGTTTATATTAGTTGCAATCCGGCAACTCAGGCACGCGACCTGGCACTGCTTAATGCAAAATATGAAGTAAAGAAAATCCAACCAGTAGATATGTTTCCGCATACTCATCATATTGAAAATGTGGCTTTACTGGAAAAAAATATATAA
- a CDS encoding PRC-barrel domain-containing protein, translating to MKRSLKALLGFDLATTDKEKGKVKDFLFDEERWVIRYLEADQGKILPRKQVLIPRVFLDQPEWSKGKFPVKMSKEDIEKCPATDETLPVSRKYEQELAEHLQLNNYWAVAPPIIGTAAYPPRPIVTPENQVKEEDVDTNLRSFKEVIGYEVDTSDGSYGELTDIIIDDNDWQIVYFVTNSKYTDTEREVMLAIGWIKEISYVNQRITLEIDFKNMVHAPEYNPATPVNIEFEKKVYDFYGRNQMKWNIP from the coding sequence ATGAAGCGGAGTTTAAAAGCACTACTAGGATTCGACTTAGCAACAACTGATAAAGAAAAGGGAAAAGTAAAAGACTTCTTGTTCGACGAAGAACGTTGGGTAATAAGATATCTTGAGGCAGATCAGGGTAAAATATTGCCACGCAAACAGGTTTTAATACCCAGAGTATTTTTAGATCAACCAGAATGGAGCAAAGGCAAGTTCCCTGTGAAAATGTCTAAAGAAGATATTGAAAAATGCCCGGCTACGGATGAAACACTGCCTGTTTCGCGAAAATATGAACAAGAGCTGGCAGAACACCTACAGCTCAATAACTATTGGGCCGTAGCCCCACCTATAATAGGTACTGCAGCATATCCACCGCGCCCTATTGTAACTCCAGAAAACCAGGTAAAGGAAGAAGATGTGGATACAAACCTGAGAAGTTTTAAAGAGGTAATCGGATATGAAGTCGACACATCAGATGGTAGCTACGGAGAACTTACCGATATTATTATTGATGATAACGACTGGCAAATTGTTTACTTCGTGACCAATAGCAAATATACTGATACAGAGCGAGAAGTAATGCTTGCCATTGGTTGGATCAAAGAGATAAGCTATGTAAACCAGCGCATTACATTAGAAATAGATTTTAAAAACATGGTACATGCGCCGGAATACAACCCAGCGACTCCCGTCAACATTGAGTTTGAAAAGAAAGTGTATGATTTTTACGGACGTAACCAAATGAAGTGGAATATTCCATAA
- a CDS encoding response regulator has translation MNKKILIIEDDQILRENTAEILTLSGYDVVTSPDGKDGIRKAANEHPDLILCDIMMPETDGYSVLHALNQNEQTATIPFIFLTAKTENNALRQGMEMGADDFLYKPFEDIELLNAIQSRLKKQDQLTAITGKEDKTQNDQSTHAEVMQELLSKATSINLKDGETLYHQNEYPHFVYYVAEGSIKTYQLSNQGKTFITGIFHSGSLLGYKPVIEKRPSNQFAEANEPTEVKKIPANSFLDALYNNPQMSKHFIQHISTRLSKKEEELMSVAYNSVRYRIAFKLLELAENHPEGIIDLPRTDLARMIGTTAETLVRTLTEFKNDGLIETDEHHITIPDVKKLRNTLIRF, from the coding sequence ATGAACAAAAAGATTCTTATCATAGAAGACGATCAGATATTACGTGAAAATACAGCCGAGATTTTAACCCTGTCGGGTTACGATGTAGTTACTTCCCCGGATGGTAAAGATGGCATACGTAAAGCTGCTAATGAACATCCGGACCTCATTTTATGCGACATTATGATGCCCGAAACAGATGGATATAGTGTACTTCATGCGCTTAACCAAAACGAACAAACAGCCACAATACCATTTATTTTTCTCACAGCAAAAACAGAAAACAATGCCCTCCGGCAGGGAATGGAAATGGGTGCTGACGACTTTTTATACAAGCCCTTCGAGGATATTGAGTTACTCAATGCCATACAAAGCCGGCTAAAAAAACAAGACCAATTAACAGCCATAACCGGAAAAGAGGACAAAACACAAAATGACCAAAGCACCCATGCCGAAGTTATGCAGGAGCTACTGAGCAAGGCCACGTCAATAAACCTGAAAGATGGTGAAACATTATACCACCAGAATGAATATCCGCATTTTGTTTACTATGTAGCAGAAGGAAGCATAAAAACCTACCAGCTCAGCAACCAGGGAAAAACATTTATAACAGGGATTTTTCACAGCGGAAGCTTGTTGGGTTACAAACCCGTAATTGAGAAAAGGCCTTCAAATCAGTTTGCTGAAGCTAACGAACCCACAGAGGTAAAAAAAATACCTGCAAATTCATTCCTCGATGCCCTCTACAACAATCCACAAATGTCGAAACACTTTATTCAGCACATATCAACGCGACTGAGTAAAAAGGAAGAGGAATTGATGAGCGTAGCCTACAATTCTGTTCGCTACAGAATAGCATTTAAATTACTTGAGCTCGCCGAAAACCATCCCGAAGGAATAATTGATTTGCCAAGAACAGATTTAGCCCGAATGATAGGAACTACAGCAGAAACACTTGTTAGAACATTAACTGAATTTAAAAATGATGGTCTTATAGAAACAGATGAACATCATATTACAATACCCGATGTGAAAAAACTACGCAATACACTAATCAGGTTTTAG